The following coding sequences lie in one Notolabrus celidotus isolate fNotCel1 chromosome 6, fNotCel1.pri, whole genome shotgun sequence genomic window:
- the LOC117814251 gene encoding MANSC domain-containing protein 4-like isoform X2, whose protein sequence is MNVTWGLLTVLGLVCHTESRCSPTSYYKNCWIRRFPGIFIDIEESQRRGAQLLKSYLEETALKCSRTCCLTRNFSCNLAIFHYETSQENVNCFHLHCPTLESCILSHRRNVVLYNITKGVDPDLLVFGKYFTSNVRVLPHHYSRVNASELLSTDKRFTTPSSSTRASTPSPHNPKTTPAFSTTTSQPSSTPTHHHKTTFSQIPTTVGMGSIESSKQNPNDTKGSLGRNHTAGGEGGQGISGEDPSEDFVPGWHVATHTLLVAVVVCITVLLSCCCSFLLVVSWRGQRKRMGRYRTSWRGKRGSMRLIKYVLVRENT, encoded by the exons ATGAATGTCACGTGGGGTTTGCTGACGGTTTTGGGTCTGGTGTGTCACACTGAGTCGAGGTGCTCACCGACCTCTTACTACAAGAACTGCTGGATCAGACGCTTCCCGGGAATTTTCATCGACATCGAGGAGTCTCAGAGGAGAGGGGCTCAGCTGCTGAAGTCTTACCTGGAGGAGACTGCGCTCAAATGCAGCCGCACCTGCTGCCTCACCAGAAACT tCTCCTGTAATCTGGCCATATTTCATTATGAGACATCTCAAGAAAACGTGAACTGTTTCCACCTGCACTGTCCAACACTGGAGAGCTGTATCCTCAGCCATAGAAGAAACGTGGTGCTCTACAACATCACAAAGG GTGTGGATCCTGACCTGTTGGTGTTTGGAAAGTACTTCACCTCAAATGTTCGAGTGTTACCTCACCACTACAGCCGAGTCAACGCCTCAGAGCTGCTGTCCACAGACAAACG CTTCACTACTCCATCTTCATCCACCAGAGCATCTACACCCAGCCCACACAACCCCAAAACCACTCCTGCCTTTTCCACCACAACATCACAGCCCTCCTCAACCCCCACCCATCATCACAAAACCACCTTCTCTCAGATCCCCACCACAGTTGGTATGGGAAGTATAGAAAGCAGCAAGCAAAACCCGAATGACACCAAGGGCAGCCTGGGGAGGAACCACACTGCAGGCGGTGAGGGAGGACAAGGTATCAGTGGAGAGGACCCTTCAGAGGATTTTGTTCCTGGTTGGCATGTAGCCACTCACACCCTGCTGGTCGCTGTGGTCGTCTGTATCACGGtgctgctgagctgctgctgctcctttcTGCTGGTGGTGAGCTGGAGGggtcagaggaagaggatgggGCGATATCGGACATCGTGGAGAGGGAAACGAGGCTCCATGCGTCTGATAAAGTACGTGCTGGTCAGAGAGAACACCTGA
- the LOC117814251 gene encoding MANSC domain-containing protein 4-like isoform X1: MNVTWGLLTVLGLVCHTESRCSPTSYYKNCWIRRFPGIFIDIEESQRRGAQLLKSYLEETALKCSRTCCLTRNFSCNLAIFHYETSQENVNCFHLHCPTLESCILSHRRNVVLYNITKGVDPDLLVFGKYFTSNVRVLPHHYSRVNASELLSTDKRYFIHPPPPAAHPLTSAPTVKPTASEKTALTTTTTTKTTISTLSTSTTALQRTSQPTTVPSTTGVLFSTPETLLDSGSHVQTTTPTISVSSPAPSFTTPSSSTRASTPSPHNPKTTPAFSTTTSQPSSTPTHHHKTTFSQIPTTVGMGSIESSKQNPNDTKGSLGRNHTAGGEGGQGISGEDPSEDFVPGWHVATHTLLVAVVVCITVLLSCCCSFLLVVSWRGQRKRMGRYRTSWRGKRGSMRLIKYVLVRENT; encoded by the exons ATGAATGTCACGTGGGGTTTGCTGACGGTTTTGGGTCTGGTGTGTCACACTGAGTCGAGGTGCTCACCGACCTCTTACTACAAGAACTGCTGGATCAGACGCTTCCCGGGAATTTTCATCGACATCGAGGAGTCTCAGAGGAGAGGGGCTCAGCTGCTGAAGTCTTACCTGGAGGAGACTGCGCTCAAATGCAGCCGCACCTGCTGCCTCACCAGAAACT tCTCCTGTAATCTGGCCATATTTCATTATGAGACATCTCAAGAAAACGTGAACTGTTTCCACCTGCACTGTCCAACACTGGAGAGCTGTATCCTCAGCCATAGAAGAAACGTGGTGCTCTACAACATCACAAAGG GTGTGGATCCTGACCTGTTGGTGTTTGGAAAGTACTTCACCTCAAATGTTCGAGTGTTACCTCACCACTACAGCCGAGTCAACGCCTCAGAGCTGCTGTCCACAGACAAACGGTATTTCATCCAtccacctccacctgctgcACATCCGCTAACTTCCGCACCAACTGTTAAACCCACAGCCTCAGAAAAAACAGCACTCACCACTACCACGACCACCAAAACTACCATCTCCACCCTCTCTACCTCCACCACAGCTCTGCAGAGAACCAGTCAGCCAACAACAGTTCCCTCAACTACAGGCGTCTTATTTTCAACTCCCGAGACTCTGCTAGATTCAGGGAGCCATGTGCAAACAACAACCCCTACCATCTCTGTTTCTTCTCCTGCCCCCAGCTTCACTACTCCATCTTCATCCACCAGAGCATCTACACCCAGCCCACACAACCCCAAAACCACTCCTGCCTTTTCCACCACAACATCACAGCCCTCCTCAACCCCCACCCATCATCACAAAACCACCTTCTCTCAGATCCCCACCACAGTTGGTATGGGAAGTATAGAAAGCAGCAAGCAAAACCCGAATGACACCAAGGGCAGCCTGGGGAGGAACCACACTGCAGGCGGTGAGGGAGGACAAGGTATCAGTGGAGAGGACCCTTCAGAGGATTTTGTTCCTGGTTGGCATGTAGCCACTCACACCCTGCTGGTCGCTGTGGTCGTCTGTATCACGGtgctgctgagctgctgctgctcctttcTGCTGGTGGTGAGCTGGAGGggtcagaggaagaggatgggGCGATATCGGACATCGTGGAGAGGGAAACGAGGCTCCATGCGTCTGATAAAGTACGTGCTGGTCAGAGAGAACACCTGA